One window of Dyadobacter sandarakinus genomic DNA carries:
- a CDS encoding pyridoxine 5'-phosphate synthase: protein MTRLSVNINKIATLRNSRGGDNPNVLKVALDCERFGAQGITVHPRPDERHIRYQDVYDLRAEVTTEFNIEGNPSEKKFVELVLANKPEQVTLVPDALHAITSNAGWDTITNEAELTDLIAIFHSAGIRVSVFVDADEKMVEGAKVCGADRVELYTEPYAAYYFENRQKAVLPFVKAAEKAREVGLGLNAGHDLSLDNLRFLKQNIPWLDEVSIGHALISDALYLGLENTIQMYLRELQV, encoded by the coding sequence ATGACCCGCCTGAGCGTTAACATCAACAAAATTGCTACCCTGAGAAACTCCCGCGGCGGAGACAATCCCAATGTACTGAAAGTGGCGCTGGACTGTGAACGGTTTGGTGCGCAGGGAATTACGGTACACCCGCGCCCCGATGAGCGCCATATCCGCTACCAGGATGTGTATGACCTCCGTGCTGAGGTAACGACCGAGTTCAATATAGAGGGAAATCCTTCTGAGAAGAAGTTTGTGGAGCTGGTACTCGCCAATAAACCCGAACAGGTAACACTTGTGCCCGATGCCTTACACGCAATTACGTCCAATGCGGGCTGGGATACCATCACCAACGAAGCTGAACTTACCGACCTGATTGCCATATTTCACTCAGCCGGGATACGCGTGTCGGTATTTGTGGATGCAGATGAAAAAATGGTGGAAGGTGCCAAAGTCTGCGGTGCCGACCGTGTGGAGCTGTATACCGAACCCTACGCAGCCTACTACTTTGAAAACCGGCAAAAAGCAGTCCTGCCTTTTGTTAAAGCCGCAGAAAAGGCCAGGGAAGTGGGACTCGGCCTGAATGCCGGTCACGACCTCAGCCTTGACAACCTGCGTTTTCTGAAACAAAACATACCCTGGCTGGACGAGGTATCCATCGGACATGCGCTGATTTCGGATGCATTGTACCTGGGACTGGAAAATACCATCCAGATGTACCTCCGCGAACTGCAGGTTTAA
- a CDS encoding RagB/SusD family nutrient uptake outer membrane protein: MNKLSQKMGLLATLLSIFAATGCSDFLDESDPSNFTVENYFTQPAHAVSSVNAIYAPMRDPLGSGFGGGAWMMTEFGTGLAATDLGQAVNSYFVKDLRNTSDNGYGQTYWSSYYRGIANANLSLSKIPTITMDAAQAKMLMGEAYFLRAWYYFQLVRMFGNIPLVTEPVNLQSEQLRPTQASVEEVYNLIVADLTTAEAAGLPWTDNTGRATLGAVKSLLSQVYLTMAGFPLQKGASHYSLAAKKAEEVIDSKQFKLFSSYNDLHDPAKKNIEENIFMIQFRAQILPSNWQVSIIPYNKNISQYSDETGGIYATGDFVKSYDPADLRIKEKQFFFTKFTNESNRNQEVDLGGYFIYKHFDPTAQTSTASSDLNWPVIRYADVLLTYAEAANEVSGPATKAYEALNAVRTRAQLPAWTGLSKDAFREAVWRERWYELCFENITWFDMVRLRKAFNVSTKKFDDYVGHRFSYGPTLSARELLFPIPTPEMRNNTNLRQNTGY, encoded by the coding sequence ATGAATAAATTATCTCAAAAAATGGGACTGCTCGCAACCTTGCTGAGCATCTTCGCGGCAACAGGCTGCTCCGACTTCCTTGACGAATCTGACCCCAGTAACTTTACAGTAGAGAACTACTTTACGCAGCCGGCACATGCAGTCAGTTCCGTGAATGCAATATATGCACCCATGCGCGACCCACTGGGCAGCGGATTTGGTGGCGGTGCCTGGATGATGACTGAGTTCGGTACCGGGCTTGCAGCCACCGACCTTGGCCAGGCAGTAAACAGTTACTTTGTAAAAGACCTGCGGAATACCTCTGATAATGGTTATGGTCAGACTTACTGGTCATCGTACTACCGGGGCATAGCCAATGCCAATTTGTCGCTGAGCAAGATTCCGACAATTACCATGGACGCCGCGCAAGCCAAAATGCTCATGGGCGAGGCATACTTTCTCAGAGCCTGGTACTACTTTCAGCTGGTGCGCATGTTTGGCAACATTCCGCTCGTGACGGAGCCTGTTAACCTGCAATCGGAGCAGCTCCGGCCGACCCAGGCGAGTGTTGAAGAAGTATATAACCTGATCGTGGCCGATCTGACGACGGCAGAGGCTGCGGGATTACCCTGGACGGATAATACCGGCCGTGCAACCCTGGGAGCTGTGAAATCACTGCTTTCGCAGGTGTACCTTACGATGGCAGGGTTTCCATTGCAAAAAGGCGCATCGCATTACAGTTTGGCGGCCAAGAAAGCTGAGGAAGTGATCGACTCAAAGCAATTCAAGCTTTTCAGCTCGTACAACGACCTGCACGATCCTGCCAAAAAGAACATTGAGGAGAACATTTTCATGATCCAGTTCCGGGCACAGATACTGCCTTCCAACTGGCAGGTTTCGATTATTCCTTACAACAAGAATATTTCTCAGTATTCGGATGAAACCGGAGGTATTTACGCTACCGGCGATTTTGTAAAGTCATACGATCCCGCCGATCTCCGGATCAAGGAAAAACAATTCTTTTTTACCAAGTTCACCAATGAGTCTAACCGGAATCAGGAAGTGGATCTAGGCGGGTATTTTATTTACAAACATTTTGATCCTACTGCCCAGACCAGCACAGCCAGCAGCGACCTCAACTGGCCTGTAATCCGCTATGCCGACGTGCTGCTGACCTACGCGGAAGCTGCCAATGAAGTAAGCGGCCCGGCGACCAAAGCTTATGAAGCTTTAAATGCCGTACGCACCCGTGCACAACTGCCTGCATGGACGGGTTTGTCGAAAGATGCATTCCGGGAAGCAGTATGGCGCGAGCGCTGGTATGAGCTGTGTTTTGAAAATATCACCTGGTTTGATATGGTCAGGCTGCGGAAGGCATTCAATGTGTCTACCAAAAAGTTCGATGACTATGTAGGTCACCGGTTTTCCTATGGCCCTACGCTTTCTGCCCGTGAGCTGTTGTTTCCCATTCCAACACCCGAAATGCGCAATAACACCAATCTGAGACAGAATACCGGGTACTAG
- a CDS encoding SCP2 sterol-binding domain-containing protein, whose amino-acid sequence MSLQILADRIKDILGTDSGLDATVKFKTEDGSLFVDGKSVPNSVSQEDLEADCTFEVSTKNALKLIDGDLNAMMAYMTGKLKIDGDMSVAMKIAQTFGGRE is encoded by the coding sequence ATGAGCCTCCAAATCCTTGCCGACCGCATTAAAGATATCTTGGGAACCGACAGCGGCCTTGATGCTACTGTTAAATTTAAAACCGAAGACGGCTCTTTGTTCGTGGACGGTAAATCGGTTCCCAATTCCGTATCCCAGGAAGACCTGGAAGCAGATTGTACTTTTGAAGTTTCTACCAAAAATGCATTGAAGCTAATCGACGGTGACCTGAATGCCATGATGGCCTACATGACCGGAAAGCTGAAAATCGATGGCGATATGAGCGTAGCGATGAAGATTGCGCAAACGTTCGGAGGCCGCGAATAG
- a CDS encoding GatB/YqeY domain-containing protein codes for MSLKTQVESGIKDAMRAKDQDTLRALRAIKSLILLEETKGGASGDLSADDELKLLTKAAKQRRESADIYKAQDRADLLEKEEAELAVIEQFLPKQLSDDELKAKLQEIIARVGASGPSDMGKVMGAATKELTGQADGKVISATVKSLLA; via the coding sequence ATGTCCCTAAAAACCCAGGTTGAAAGCGGAATTAAAGACGCTATGCGTGCCAAGGATCAGGATACACTGCGTGCACTGCGTGCGATCAAGTCACTTATTCTTTTGGAAGAAACCAAAGGAGGCGCAAGCGGCGACCTATCGGCTGACGATGAACTGAAACTGCTGACCAAAGCTGCCAAGCAGCGCCGGGAGTCTGCTGACATTTACAAGGCACAGGATCGTGCCGACCTTCTTGAAAAAGAAGAAGCCGAGCTTGCCGTGATCGAGCAGTTTCTGCCCAAGCAACTCAGCGATGATGAGCTGAAAGCGAAGTTGCAGGAAATCATTGCTAGGGTAGGAGCAAGTGGTCCTTCCGATATGGGCAAAGTAATGGGCGCTGCTACCAAGGAGCTTACCGGGCAAGCCGACGGAAAGGTTATCTCCGCAACCGTAAAAAGCCTGCTTGCATGA
- a CDS encoding peptidylprolyl isomerase, with product MALINKIREKSGIAVTVIAVSLILFMVGGDLLGPNSLFGSGNNQTVGEIAGKEINIKDFQSRVDGFRQNYEAQSGRSLNENELASLRDQAWNQFIIDIAYKKQFDELGLTVTDDELVDMVQGNHISPSILQAFSDPTTGKFDKNAVVNYLKNLKTLPIEQQRSWENFEKSLREERVRTKYENMLRLSTYIPKAQAEKEYVAQNTKATLRYLYVPYYSVVDTTIKVTDSQLEEYLSAHKKEYKGTDTRSIEYVTFPIQPAKDDSSALYSEIKQLARGLATAQNDSAFASMNTDIPLPINMSYASMSDQLKEAVKSFVPGGVYGPYREGNNYFIYKYDGTRSDTVSTARASHILIRAENQSDSAKSAARAKAEGILAQIKAGANFEALAATSSADPGSAQRGGDLNYFQNNGAMVKPFEEAVFSATAPGLIPRLIESQFGFHIIKVTEPKSNTLYRIAAIGKTIAPSQATRDEAYRRADEFANSVKTKEDFDAAVKKNKALVVATANRIPESATNINAIQNGREIVRWAFKDDTKINSVSPQVFETDEQYVVAVLTGKSDQKDVKVNDFRDELTTKVRNQIKSEQITAKLKGATGNLEGIAKKYGAGALVESANDISLATGFLTSAGFDPIALGKAFALKNGQRTGVFTGENGVFIVEMVNKAEAPKIADYTQYKTQLTQSLESRMSYLVNEAIRENADIEDRRAKFF from the coding sequence ATGGCTTTAATTAACAAGATCAGAGAAAAATCCGGTATTGCCGTAACCGTAATCGCAGTCAGTTTAATTCTTTTCATGGTAGGTGGCGACCTGCTGGGCCCTAATTCCCTTTTTGGCAGTGGTAATAACCAGACTGTCGGAGAGATTGCCGGAAAAGAAATTAACATCAAGGATTTTCAAAGCCGGGTGGATGGTTTTCGCCAGAATTACGAGGCACAATCCGGGCGCAGCCTGAATGAAAATGAGCTCGCTTCTCTCCGCGATCAGGCATGGAATCAATTCATTATCGACATTGCTTATAAAAAACAGTTTGATGAGCTCGGACTGACGGTAACTGACGACGAGCTTGTTGACATGGTACAGGGCAACCATATCAGCCCCTCTATATTGCAGGCTTTTTCAGATCCTACTACGGGTAAATTTGACAAAAATGCAGTTGTCAACTACCTGAAAAACCTGAAAACACTTCCGATCGAGCAGCAAAGATCCTGGGAGAACTTTGAGAAAAGCCTCCGCGAGGAACGTGTCCGTACCAAATACGAAAACATGCTGCGCCTTTCTACCTACATCCCGAAGGCACAGGCAGAGAAAGAGTACGTAGCCCAAAATACCAAAGCTACCTTGCGCTACCTCTATGTACCTTACTACTCTGTTGTGGATACAACAATCAAGGTTACTGACTCACAGCTTGAAGAGTACCTGAGCGCCCATAAGAAGGAATACAAAGGTACCGACACCCGCTCCATCGAGTACGTCACTTTCCCGATCCAACCTGCAAAAGACGACAGTTCCGCACTTTATTCCGAAATCAAACAACTCGCAAGAGGCCTTGCTACTGCGCAGAACGACTCTGCTTTTGCAAGCATGAACACGGATATTCCATTGCCGATCAACATGTCTTATGCAAGTATGTCGGATCAGCTTAAAGAGGCTGTAAAGTCATTCGTTCCGGGAGGCGTTTACGGCCCGTACCGCGAAGGCAACAATTATTTTATTTATAAATATGATGGTACCCGTTCTGATACGGTTTCCACTGCCCGTGCCAGCCATATCCTGATCCGTGCTGAAAACCAGTCGGACTCTGCCAAATCAGCTGCCCGCGCCAAAGCAGAAGGTATCCTTGCACAGATCAAAGCCGGTGCCAACTTTGAGGCCCTGGCTGCTACATCCAGTGCCGATCCCGGTTCGGCCCAGCGTGGTGGTGACCTGAATTATTTCCAGAACAACGGTGCCATGGTAAAGCCATTTGAAGAAGCTGTGTTTTCAGCTACTGCTCCCGGCCTGATCCCTCGCCTGATCGAAAGCCAGTTCGGTTTTCACATTATTAAAGTAACTGAGCCTAAGTCCAACACGCTGTACCGGATCGCTGCAATCGGAAAAACCATTGCGCCAAGCCAGGCAACACGCGATGAGGCTTACCGCCGGGCTGACGAGTTTGCCAATTCCGTGAAAACGAAGGAAGACTTTGATGCAGCAGTGAAAAAGAACAAGGCACTGGTTGTGGCGACTGCAAACCGCATTCCCGAGTCGGCTACCAACATCAATGCGATCCAGAACGGACGTGAGATTGTAAGGTGGGCATTTAAGGATGACACCAAGATCAACTCGGTTTCTCCTCAGGTTTTTGAAACTGATGAACAATATGTGGTGGCTGTACTGACAGGCAAGTCGGACCAGAAAGATGTGAAAGTGAATGATTTCCGTGATGAACTGACTACTAAGGTGCGTAACCAGATCAAGTCGGAGCAGATCACCGCCAAGCTGAAAGGTGCTACCGGCAACCTGGAAGGTATTGCAAAAAAATACGGCGCAGGTGCACTGGTTGAATCTGCTAATGATATTTCCCTGGCTACCGGCTTCCTGACAAGCGCAGGATTTGACCCGATCGCACTCGGAAAAGCATTTGCTTTGAAAAACGGACAGCGTACCGGCGTATTCACAGGTGAAAACGGGGTATTTATCGTAGAAATGGTCAACAAGGCGGAAGCACCTAAAATTGCTGATTACACGCAGTACAAGACACAGCTGACCCAGTCTCTGGAAAGCCGTATGTCCTACCTGGTGAATGAAGCAATTCGCGAAAACGCTGATATTGAAGACCGTCGCGCGAAGTTTTTCTGA
- the nadA gene encoding quinolinate synthase NadA: protein MTTIEEQVGRYGYVTEAVAEDIDLIAEIKRLKKEKNAVILAHYYVDAEIQDLADYIGDSLGLSQQAAATDADMIVFCGVHFMGETAKVLSPNKKVVIPDLNAGCSLADSAPADKFAAFKAQYPDHLVISYINCSAEIKALTDIVCTSSNALQIVDSLPKDQKIIFAPDANLGRYVAHKTGREMVLWDGACIVHIDISREKLKQLQDENPDALLIAHPECKEDILKQADFVSSTTGLLKFVKESSHDKFIVATEAGILHKMKQAVPDKKLIPAPGSDNNTCACSECPYMKMNTLEKVYNALYYEQPEIFVPEDIRLKAYESVARMLELSKGI from the coding sequence ATGACAACCATTGAAGAGCAGGTAGGCCGGTACGGGTATGTAACCGAGGCAGTGGCAGAAGATATTGACCTGATTGCGGAAATAAAGCGTTTGAAAAAGGAGAAAAATGCAGTAATCCTCGCGCATTACTATGTGGACGCTGAAATCCAGGACCTGGCCGATTACATTGGTGACAGTCTGGGGCTTTCACAACAGGCAGCTGCTACCGACGCGGATATGATTGTATTTTGCGGCGTTCATTTTATGGGTGAAACGGCCAAAGTTCTGAGCCCGAATAAAAAAGTGGTTATCCCCGATCTGAATGCAGGCTGCTCCCTGGCCGATTCGGCCCCAGCAGACAAATTTGCTGCTTTTAAGGCTCAGTATCCTGACCATCTTGTGATCAGTTATATCAACTGTTCCGCCGAGATCAAGGCATTGACGGATATTGTTTGTACCTCGTCCAATGCTTTGCAGATTGTTGATAGTCTGCCAAAAGATCAGAAAATCATTTTTGCTCCTGATGCGAATCTGGGCCGCTACGTGGCGCATAAAACAGGGCGGGAAATGGTGCTCTGGGATGGTGCATGCATTGTACATATTGATATTTCACGGGAGAAATTAAAACAGTTGCAGGACGAAAATCCGGATGCACTGCTCATTGCACATCCTGAATGCAAAGAGGATATCTTGAAGCAGGCTGATTTTGTCAGCTCCACTACGGGCCTTCTTAAGTTTGTCAAGGAATCTTCCCATGATAAATTCATCGTGGCTACCGAAGCCGGTATCCTGCACAAAATGAAACAGGCGGTACCTGACAAAAAGCTGATTCCGGCGCCAGGATCCGATAATAATACCTGCGCCTGCTCCGAGTGCCCGTATATGAAAATGAATACCTTAGAAAAAGTGTATAATGCACTTTACTATGAGCAGCCGGAGATTTTTGTCCCGGAAGATATCAGATTGAAAGCTTACGAGTCAGTTGCGCGCATGCTGGAACTGAGCAAAGGCATTTGA
- the xylA gene encoding xylose isomerase → MSILLGEQEYFKGIGKIAYEGPETDNPLAYRWYDENRIIAGKSMKEHLRFAVAYWHTFCGSGLDPFGGPTLFFPWDKKSDAVDRARDKADAAFEFITKLGVPYYCFHDVDVVDYDDDVRTNEKRILALTEYLGQKQKESGVKLLWGTANLFGHHRYMNGASTNPDFNVVAHAGAQIKMALDATIALGGENYVFWGGREGYMTLLNTDMKREQEHFAQMLKMAVKYARANGFTGKFFIEPKPCEPTKHQYDYDAATCIGFLRQHDLLEDFALNIEVNHATLAGHTFEHELQVAADAGILGSIDANRGDYQNGWDTDQFPTDIAEWTKALLVILKAGGLKGGGVNFDAKRRRNSTDMEDVFHAHIGGIDTVARALVVADKIIQHGEYDKIRTDRYASFNGGKGAEYEAGSLSLENLFDLAAANGEPATISGKQEYLENLLNRFL, encoded by the coding sequence ATGAGCATTTTACTCGGAGAACAGGAGTATTTCAAAGGTATCGGGAAGATCGCATACGAAGGCCCCGAAACAGACAATCCGCTGGCTTACCGCTGGTACGATGAGAACCGGATCATTGCCGGAAAAAGTATGAAAGAACATCTTCGGTTTGCTGTCGCTTACTGGCATACATTCTGCGGATCGGGCCTTGATCCTTTTGGAGGACCTACCTTGTTTTTTCCCTGGGATAAAAAATCCGATGCAGTAGACCGTGCCCGTGACAAGGCTGATGCTGCCTTTGAATTTATCACCAAACTGGGCGTGCCTTACTACTGCTTTCACGACGTGGACGTGGTAGACTACGACGACGACGTGCGTACCAACGAAAAGCGCATTCTGGCATTGACGGAGTACCTGGGTCAGAAACAAAAAGAATCGGGTGTGAAGCTGCTTTGGGGTACTGCCAACCTTTTCGGACATCACCGCTACATGAATGGTGCGTCTACAAATCCTGATTTCAACGTAGTAGCCCATGCCGGAGCCCAGATCAAAATGGCGCTGGATGCAACAATCGCCCTGGGTGGTGAAAACTACGTGTTCTGGGGAGGACGTGAGGGTTACATGACTTTGCTGAACACGGACATGAAACGCGAGCAGGAGCATTTTGCACAAATGCTGAAAATGGCTGTGAAGTATGCCCGTGCAAATGGTTTTACAGGTAAATTCTTCATTGAACCCAAACCTTGCGAGCCGACCAAACACCAGTATGACTATGACGCAGCTACCTGCATCGGTTTCCTTCGTCAGCACGATCTGCTGGAAGACTTTGCATTGAACATTGAAGTAAACCATGCGACATTGGCAGGCCATACTTTCGAGCACGAATTACAGGTAGCGGCGGATGCCGGCATCCTGGGTTCGATTGATGCCAACCGTGGTGATTATCAGAACGGCTGGGATACCGACCAGTTCCCGACGGATATCGCTGAATGGACAAAAGCATTGCTCGTAATCCTGAAAGCAGGCGGCCTGAAAGGTGGCGGCGTCAACTTCGACGCAAAACGCCGTCGTAACTCTACCGACATGGAAGATGTGTTCCATGCACATATTGGCGGTATCGACACCGTAGCCCGTGCACTGGTAGTAGCCGACAAAATTATCCAGCATGGCGAATATGACAAGATTCGTACGGATCGCTACGCCAGCTTCAATGGCGGAAAAGGTGCCGAGTACGAGGCTGGATCACTGAGCCTGGAAAACCTTTTTGACCTTGCTGCAGCCAACGGAGAGCCTGCAACGATTTCAGGAAAACAGGAGTACCTGGAAAACCTGCTGAACCGCTTTCTTTAA
- the rlmN gene encoding 23S rRNA (adenine(2503)-C(2))-methyltransferase RlmN: MIQENTKQDIRKWDAGQLKEWLAGHGEKGFRAKQVYEWIWKKSAASFDDMTNLSLATRQLLNEHFVIHTLSVAKQQQSNDGTIKSAFQLFDGNLVEGVLIPAADRMTACVSSQVGCSLTCKFCATGYMDRKRNLDAGEIYDQVVAIARQAEGSFKAPLTNIVYMGMGEPLLNYANVLQSIEYITSPEGLNMSPKRITVSTAGIAKMIKKLGDDEVRFRLALSLHAANDVKRNQIMPINESNSLDNLAEALNYFYRKTGNRITFEYIVFNNFNDTLQDAKELWEFTKRVPARVNIIEYNPIAEADFRNTEADRLDRFAAFLEDRGVSVHVRRSRGKDIDAACGQLANKETVQPAT; encoded by the coding sequence ATGATCCAGGAAAATACAAAGCAGGATATTAGAAAATGGGACGCCGGCCAGCTCAAAGAATGGCTAGCCGGCCATGGGGAGAAAGGATTCCGGGCCAAACAGGTGTATGAATGGATCTGGAAAAAGTCGGCTGCTTCATTTGACGACATGACCAATCTGTCACTTGCCACACGTCAGCTGCTCAATGAGCATTTTGTAATTCACACACTTTCCGTAGCCAAACAGCAGCAGAGCAATGATGGTACGATCAAGTCTGCATTTCAGCTTTTCGACGGCAATCTCGTAGAAGGCGTGCTGATACCCGCTGCTGACCGTATGACAGCGTGTGTAAGCAGCCAGGTAGGATGTTCGCTCACCTGCAAGTTTTGTGCGACAGGCTATATGGACCGCAAGCGTAACCTGGATGCAGGTGAAATTTACGATCAGGTAGTGGCCATTGCGCGCCAGGCGGAGGGTAGCTTTAAAGCGCCGCTGACCAACATTGTGTATATGGGCATGGGCGAGCCGCTGCTCAATTATGCAAACGTATTACAGTCTATCGAATACATTACCTCTCCCGAAGGACTGAATATGTCGCCGAAGCGCATTACGGTTTCAACTGCCGGCATTGCCAAGATGATTAAAAAGCTGGGCGATGATGAGGTACGTTTCAGGCTGGCACTTTCGCTGCATGCGGCCAATGATGTAAAACGTAATCAGATTATGCCGATCAATGAGTCGAACTCGCTGGATAACCTGGCCGAGGCGCTCAATTATTTTTATAGGAAAACAGGAAACCGGATTACTTTCGAGTACATTGTTTTCAACAACTTCAATGATACTTTGCAGGATGCAAAGGAGCTCTGGGAGTTTACAAAGCGGGTTCCTGCCCGCGTCAATATCATTGAGTACAATCCCATTGCAGAAGCCGATTTCCGGAACACGGAAGCCGACAGACTGGATCGTTTTGCAGCATTTCTGGAAGACCGCGGCGTGTCTGTACATGTGCGCCGGAGCCGTGGGAAGGACATTGATGCAGCCTGCGGCCAACTCGCCAACAAGGAAACCGTTCAGCCGGCAACTTAA
- a CDS encoding inorganic phosphate transporter, translating into MFGLETDIFLLLAFSILAACAFEFVNGFHDTANAVATVIYTNSLKPSVAVVWSGFMNFCGVFFGGIAVAMGIVNLLPVELLIDQNVYHSAAMVFSLLFSAIIWNLGTWYFGLPSSSSHTLIGSILGVGLAFTFMPENSFGSGVNWSKAQELFMSLLTSPIFGFAMAIIIMFILRRSLSKPLREVVFSEPKKNQPPPMWIRAILVTTCTLVSFFHGSNDGQKGVGLVMLILIGIVPAHFAINNNENPLAMKTELAGIEQAVSRIDSSRLSIADRQHLYMIHQEINNLNTQLSKPLVDNKLPGDARMNARRSLLLISRNTKTIIDNGHANLNAADLAFLKSQSSGEKGIRRYTDYAPDWVILMISLSLGLGTMVGWKRIVVTIGEKIGKQHLTYAQGASAELVAASTIGVSSYMGLPVSTTHVLSSGIAGSMVASKGVKNLQGGTIRNIVIAWILTLPVTMVLSGTLYVFFRWIL; encoded by the coding sequence ATGTTTGGTCTTGAAACCGACATTTTCCTCCTTCTTGCATTCAGTATCCTAGCGGCCTGCGCATTTGAATTTGTAAACGGATTTCATGACACTGCCAATGCTGTTGCCACAGTTATTTACACCAATTCCCTGAAACCAAGCGTGGCCGTTGTCTGGTCGGGGTTTATGAACTTTTGCGGTGTTTTCTTCGGTGGCATTGCCGTAGCGATGGGGATTGTAAACCTGCTTCCGGTAGAGTTGCTGATTGATCAAAATGTATATCACAGCGCTGCCATGGTGTTTTCACTCCTGTTCAGCGCTATTATCTGGAACCTGGGAACCTGGTACTTTGGTCTGCCGAGTTCGAGCTCGCATACCTTGATCGGCTCCATTCTGGGCGTCGGACTTGCATTTACCTTCATGCCTGAAAATTCATTTGGATCGGGAGTCAACTGGTCCAAGGCGCAGGAACTCTTTATGTCGCTTCTTACCTCACCGATTTTTGGTTTTGCGATGGCGATCATCATCATGTTTATCTTGAGACGGTCTTTGTCCAAACCATTGCGTGAGGTTGTTTTCAGTGAGCCCAAGAAAAATCAACCACCGCCCATGTGGATCCGGGCAATTTTGGTGACGACCTGTACACTGGTAAGCTTTTTTCATGGCTCCAATGATGGTCAGAAGGGTGTGGGGCTTGTGATGCTGATTCTGATCGGCATTGTGCCCGCTCATTTTGCTATTAACAACAATGAAAATCCGCTTGCCATGAAGACCGAGCTTGCCGGCATTGAGCAGGCTGTGAGCCGCATCGATTCTTCCCGCCTCTCGATTGCAGACAGGCAGCATTTATACATGATCCACCAGGAAATCAACAACCTGAACACGCAGCTGAGCAAGCCTCTTGTCGACAACAAATTACCAGGAGACGCGCGTATGAACGCCCGCCGCTCGCTGCTGCTCATCAGCCGTAATACCAAAACGATCATCGATAACGGTCATGCCAATCTGAATGCCGCCGACCTGGCATTTCTGAAAAGTCAGTCGTCCGGCGAAAAAGGCATCCGCCGGTACACCGACTATGCGCCTGACTGGGTAATCCTGATGATCTCGCTTTCACTTGGCCTGGGTACCATGGTTGGCTGGAAGCGTATCGTGGTTACGATTGGTGAGAAGATCGGTAAACAACACCTTACCTATGCGCAGGGTGCTTCTGCGGAGCTGGTTGCGGCAAGTACCATTGGGGTTTCGTCTTACATGGGATTGCCGGTTTCAACCACGCATGTACTTTCTTCTGGTATCGCAGGTTCTATGGTGGCCAGTAAGGGTGTTAAAAACCTTCAGGGAGGGACGATCCGGAACATTGTGATTGCATGGATTCTTACGCTGCCGGTAACAATGGTACTTTCAGGAACACTTTACGTGTTTTTCCGCTGGATTTTATAA
- a CDS encoding CvpA family protein — translation MKLLDLLILVPLLWGAVHGYRKGLLIEIIGILGLVVAMVLGFKFLGLGMEVLTPYMSAGVARRILPYVGFAAIFFPTIFLLNQFGYSIRRSLRYSILGTFDSFAGGLVGIVTWVFGISVFFWLVNAVGVKIPAHRTDDTFIYPLVVPIAPNLITKALGMMPAGTDLIREWKKEYLDDAGERNDKS, via the coding sequence ATGAAGTTACTGGATTTGCTGATCCTGGTTCCCCTGCTTTGGGGCGCAGTACATGGGTACCGTAAAGGCTTGCTGATCGAGATCATCGGCATACTTGGCCTGGTGGTAGCCATGGTACTGGGCTTCAAATTCCTGGGGCTAGGAATGGAGGTCCTGACACCTTATATGAGTGCCGGCGTAGCAAGGCGGATATTACCTTATGTTGGCTTTGCAGCTATATTCTTCCCGACTATTTTTTTACTGAACCAATTCGGCTACTCCATCAGGCGGTCGCTGCGGTACTCTATCCTGGGTACTTTCGACAGCTTTGCGGGTGGCCTGGTTGGTATTGTTACCTGGGTATTTGGCATCAGTGTGTTCTTCTGGCTTGTCAATGCGGTGGGGGTAAAAATTCCGGCACACCGCACGGACGATACTTTCATTTACCCGCTGGTAGTACCCATCGCACCCAACCTGATTACCAAGGCACTCGGCATGATGCCGGCCGGAACGGACCTGATCCGTGAATGGAAAAAAGAGTACCTTGACGATGCGGGAGAGCGCAATGATAAATCCTGA